The Pedobacter ginsengisoli region TTGCTAAACATTTTATAGTAATCAGATCACAAACAAAGCCAAACATTAACCGTGTTTGGTGCGGATTTAACGGGGGCATCGCCCGGCTTATGTCCGGGTGAATAGAAAACTCGAGGTCAAATTGACTGTTAAAATTTGTTAAATTCAAGCTTTTGTGTTAATGCTTCGTTAATTTTGAATATCCGATATGAAAAAAAGAAGCCTTTGGTTAATTACCGGCCTTATGACCATAGCTTTGCTTGGGGTGTTTGTAATGCAATTGTATTATATAAGGGAGGCGTATAATCTTAAATCACAGCTTTTTGAACAGGATGTAAATCAGGCGCTTAATAGTGTGGTGAATAAGGTGCAGAAGCGAAATGCCGCACTTTACATTAATAAGAGAAACAGGGATCTGGAGCGTGACCGTGAGGCAGAGGTTCGCAGTCAGGCACAACGATTGGTAGAATACAAGGAGCGATTTAAAGATCAGGAACAAAAACGATTGTTAGAACAGCGAAAATTAATTGTTGCCGACTTAAATCAGAATGATTTAGAAATTAAGAAATCCTACGCTAATCCAATTTTAATTACCGAAGCCGAATATCTTGCTGCGTCTGATTTGAATAACCCATTGCAGTCGCCTGTACATGTTGATGTAAATGTTGGTCTGGATGAATACGGGAACATGATTAATGGTCGGTACAGATCTACCTTTGTACCACAGGAGACAAAATCATTTATCATTGCTTCCAATCAGTTGCCAGATACAATCAGGTACCATGCTATTAACCCTGCAACAGGAAAAAGTGTACTAATTAGCGTGCCAACAGTAAGCAATGAGCTTGGCCGCAAATTTCAATTTGAAAATAATCTTGCCAAAAGAAGGTATGATGATGGACTGAATAGATTGATGTCTGATACTATTCCTTTAAAAGGCGATTCTGATATCTTAACCCAGGTTAAAGATGTTGCTCAGGAAATGAGAGAAGCGAATGTGCCTCTAAGCAAGATGATATCGAAGGAAAGTTTAGATACTTTAATTCAAAGAGAACTTCTAAATAGAAATATAACGCTGAATTATGATTTTTGGGTTAGTTTGGCAGAAAAGGATTCTTTAGTTTATGTAAAAGCATCAACCAATGT contains the following coding sequences:
- a CDS encoding sensor histidine kinase — encoded protein: MKKRSLWLITGLMTIALLGVFVMQLYYIREAYNLKSQLFEQDVNQALNSVVNKVQKRNAALYINKRNRDLERDREAEVRSQAQRLVEYKERFKDQEQKRLLEQRKLIVADLNQNDLEIKKSYANPILITEAEYLAASDLNNPLQSPVHVDVNVGLDEYGNMINGRYRSTFVPQETKSFIIASNQLPDTIRYHAINPATGKSVLISVPTVSNELGRKFQFENNLAKRRYDDGLNRLMSDTIPLKGDSDILTQVKDVAQEMREANVPLSKMISKESLDTLIQRELLNRNITLNYDFWVSLAEKDSLVYVKASTNVDHVLPKNTFKATLYSYIIRDPGMLYISFPDKNSLILSNMWATMASSAALLFVLIFIFAYTIYAIMKQKKISEMKTDFINNMTHEFKTPVATIMIASEALKDPEVVEDKSRISRLAGIIYDENVRLGNHIERVLSIARLEKKELKLEYAEVNINDVLSTVVDSMELQLQKRNAIVNLNLDAKNPIIYGDELHLSNVIYNLVDNANKYSGEIPKIDISTRNTGKNLIIEVADEGIGMTKDQTKRIFDQFYRVPTGNLHDVKGFGLGLNYVQDIINQMGGTIKVHSEKDKGTVFEISLPLNYN